A window of Kribbella sp. NBC_00382 genomic DNA:
AGTACCCGGGAAGCGACCTTCGGGGCCAACCCGTACTCCGCGCGGAACTGCTCGGTCAGATGCCGCCGGCTCCACCCGACCTCACCAGCCAGCTCCTGTACGCCGATCCCGCCCGCAGACTCACACATCCGTCGCCAAGCCCAGCCGAGCTCGGCCCGTGGCGCACCGATCGGCTCGTCTCGCCACGACTCGAGCAGCAGCCGTTCCACGATGTCAAAGCGCTCATGCCAGTGCGGTGTCGCGCGAAGCCGCTCGCCGACCTCCTGCGCCGGCATCCCGAACAGCGTGTCGACGTCCAGGATCGTGGTGGCGAGCTCACCCGACGGCAGACCCAGCAGCGCCCGCGACCCCGCCGGCGTGAGCGCGAGCTGGATGCCCGCCAGATTGGGGGAGTCCCCGATCCGCACAGCCGTCGAATGCAACCCGCTGACAACGGTCTGGTACTTCTCCACCGGCGAATCCGGCCAGGCGATGCCGAGCGGCTCGTCCAGGCTGATCACGATCGTCAGGTACCGCGAGGGCAGACCGCGATGCAGCTCAAGCGGGGCACCGCGGTAGGCGTAGCCGGTGAGGTCGCCGAGATACGGGCGCAGGGCCGGATGAGCCCTACGCACGTGATGCTCGAAGCCCGCCATCTGCCCAGGCTAAAGCCGCCCGGGGACAAAAGCTCGGGGTCGTCCACAGACCCCGAGATACGTGGTGGCGGCGAGCCGGCCATCCGTCATACGGGACCGGCGTTTCGGCATCTGGACCCGGGGTGGCACCATGACAGACAGTCGTTCGCAGCTGATTTGGAGAGATCGTCGTGCCTGAACTGAGGTCCCGTACCGTCACCCACGGCCGCAACATGGCCGGCGCCCGCGCCCTCATGATGGCCTCCGGCGTCGCCCGAGAGGACTTCGGCAAGCCGATCATCGCGGTCGCGAACAGCTTCACCGAGTTCGTCCCGGGGCACACCCACCTGCAGCCGGTCGGCCGGATCGTCTCCGAGGCGATCCACGCGGCCGGCGGGATCGCCCGCGAGTTCAACACGATCGCGGTCGACGACGGTATCGCGATGGGCCACGGCGGGATGCTCTACAGCCTGCCGTCCCGCGACCTGATCGCCGACTCGGTCGAGTACATGGTCGAGGCGCACTGCGCGGACGCGCTGATCTGTATCTCGAACTGCGACAAGATCACCCCGGGCATGCTGATGGCCGCGCTCCGGCTGAACATCCCGACCGTGTTCGTCTCCGGCGGCCCGATGGAGGCCGGCCGGGCCACCCTGGTCGACGGCACCGTGCGCAAGCTGGACCTGATCGACGCGATGTCCGAGGCGGTCAACGAGAACGTCTCCGACGAGGACATCCTGCGGATCGAGGAGAACGCCTGCCCGACCTGCGGGTCGTGCTCGGGCATGTTCACCGCGAACTCGATGAACTGCCTCGCCGAGGCGATCGGCCTGGCACTGCCGGGCAACGGCTCGGTGCTCGCCACCCACACCGCGCGCAAGGCCCTGTACGAGAACGCCGGCCGCACAGTCGTCGAGATCACCAAGCGGTACTACGAGACCGACGACGAGACCGTGTTGCCGCGGACCGTCGCGTCGCGAGCCGCGTTCGAGAACGCGATGGCGCTGGACATCGCGATGGGCGGCTCGACGAACACGATCCTGCACCTGCTCGCCGCGGCCCAGGAGGCCGAGGTCGACTTCGACCTGGACGACATCAACGCCGTCTCCCGTCGCGTGCCCTGCCTGGCGAAGGTCGCGCCGAACGTCGCCCCGGGTGGCACGTACTACATGGAGGACGTGCACCGCGCGGGTGGCATCCCGGCGATCCTCGGTGAGCTGTACCGCGCCGGGTTGCTGAACGAGGACATCCACACCGTGCACAGCGCCTCGATCGACGACTGGCTGAAGAACTGGGACGTCCGCGGTGGATCCCCGTCGGCCGAGGCGGTCGAGCTCTGGCACGCGGCCCCCGGTTGCAAGCGGTCGGCCACGGCGTTCTCGCAGTCCGAGCGCTGGGAGACGCTGGACACCGACGCGGCCGGCGGGTGCATCCGCGATGCGGCACATGCGTACTCGGTCGACGGCGGTCTGGCAGTGCTGAAGGGCAACCTCGCGGTCGACGGCTGCGTGGTGAAGACGGCCGGCGTGGACGAGTCGATCTGGACCTTCGAAGGCCCGGCCGTCGTGTGCGAGTCGCAGGAAGAGGCGGTCGAGAAAATCCTCGCCAAGGCGATCAAGCCCGGCGACGTCGTCGTCATCCGCTACGAAGGCCCGAAGGGTGGGCCGGGGATGCAGGAGATGCTCTACCCGACGTCGTTCCTGAAGGGCCGCGGGCTGGGCAAGGTCTGCGCACTGATCACCGACGGCCGCTTCTCCGGCGGTACTTCGGGATTGTCGATCGGCCACGCGTCGCCCGAGGCGGCGTCGGGCGGGACGATCGCCTTGGTGGAGGACGGCGATCGCATCCGGATCGACATCCCCGGGCGCTCGATCGAGTTGCTGGTGGCTGACGACGTACTGGCTGCTCGCCGGGACGCTCTGGGTGGGGTCTATGCGCCCAAGGCACGTGACCGCAAGGTGTCGGCGGCGCTGCGGGCGTACGCCGCGATGGCGACCAGCGCCGACAAGGGCGCAGTACGGGACGTCAGCAAGCTCGGCTGAATCGTCGGCAAGCTCGGCTGAATCTCAGAGGGACAGCTCGAGGTCGAAGGCGAGGGTGATCGCCTCGGCCAGCGCCTCCTCCTGCTCGGGGAGGAGGTAGCCGATCAGCCGGCCCAGCTGGAGTTTCGGGATGGTCTGGATGTTGTCGCAGCTGATCGCGCTGGGATGATCCAGACCGTTCTGGCTGCCGACCAGTACCTCGGTCGACAGGCCGCGGATGGTGCTGGTGATCGGGGCGACCGTGACGTTGGTCAGCCGCGGCCTGATCAGTTCGCGGGTCAGCACGACGACCGGGCGGGGCTTGTCCAGGCGCGCGATGTGCAGCGGTCGCATCAGTCGAGATCAGTCAGTACTGTCCCGCCGGCGGCGACCGCCAGTCCGTCGAGGTCCTCGTAGTCTCCGTGGGCCGCGAGGATGGCCGCGTCCCGTTCGGCCAACTCGCGGCGCCGCTCCCGCTCCATCGCGCGCGCGACCACTGACGCCCGGCTGGACGCCTTGTTGTCATCGACCAGCCGGTCCATGAACTCGACGAGTTCGTCCGGCAGGCGCACTGTGATCTGCTTGCTCATACCAGAACCATACCGGTCTGGGATTCAATTCTCTACCGCACCCTGTCGTAGACCATGGCCAGCTCGCCCAGATCGCCGGTTTCCTGGTGGGTGACCTTCCACTGGGTGGCCGGCAGTCCGTCCTCGAAGAGGTGCTGACCGCCGCCGGCGATCTGCGGCGTGATCATCAGGTACAGGCGGTCGAGCTGGTCGGCTGCGAGCAGGGCCTTGATGATGCTGGCGCTGCTGTTGACCAGGATCTCGCCTTCGCCGGTGCTCTTCAGTTCGGTGATGACCTCGGCGGCCGGCGCGTTCACCAGGCGGGTGCGTTCCCACGGGGACTCGGTCAGGGTGGTGGAGAAGACGACCTTGTCGGTGTCGCGAAGCCACTTCGCGTAGCCGCGGTCGCGCGGGTCGGCGTCCTCGTTGTCGGCGACCGATGGCCAGAAGCCCAGGAATCCTTGGGCGTTGAGCCGGCCGAGAACGGCGGTGGTCGCGTTCTCGTACAGGCGGGTCATGTGGTCGCGGGCCACGTCGGTGGTCGCGTAGGGGATGATCGCGCCCAGATCCATCGCACCGCCGGGGCCGTTGTAGCGGCCGTCGAGCGAGATGTTGAGGTTGGCGGTCACCAGGCGGTCGGTCATTTCGTACTCCTTGTCGGCGTGGCGCTTGAGGTGTCGGTGGCGGCGAGAGCCGCCGCGAGTTTGTCGAGGCTCTGGCCGAAGCCGAGCTCGATCCCCGCGATGAAGTCGGCGGAGTCGATCGTGCTGTCGGTGATCCGCAGCTCGACGTCGAGCTCCGTGCCGGCGTCGGTCGGCCGGAGGGTGTAGCTCGTGTGGGCGGTGAACGCGGTACGTCCGTCAGGAAGCACAGGAGAGTTGCGATAGGCGAGGTGCTCGCCCGGCCGGATGTCGGTGACGACTCCTTCGGAGCGCCCGGCGACGAGGTCGGAGCCGTCGCTGTCTTCCGCGTCGCGGTACTCGAGGATGATCCGGCCGCCTGGTCGTGCTTCGAAGACGAGCTCCGAGACGCGGAGATCCTCGGGCGCCCACCACTGGGCCAGCAGGTCGGCCTCGGTCAAGTATCGCCAGACCTGCTCGGCTGAGGTGGGCAGTGAGTGGAGGAAGGTGAAGGAGCGCCCATCGGCCCAACCGGCCTCCTCCGCCGCGAGTCGCTCGGCGTCGAGGCTGATGCCGTGGCGGTCGAAGGTCTTACGTGCGCCTTGATCCGTGGCGTCGGCGAGCTGGCTGAGGGCGGCTGCCAGTTCGCGGAGCGGATCGGGCTGGAGTGCGTAGATGCGGCGCTGGCCGGTCCGTTGCGAGGTGACGAGCCCGGCGCGCTCCAGGGTCTGCAGGTGCTTGGTCGTCTGCGGCTGCCTTGCCTCAGCAAGCTGAGCCAGCACACCGACCGACCGCGGCCGCTCGGCCAGCAGGTTCACGAGCCGCCATCGAGCCGGGTCGGCGAGCGCGGTGATCAGTGCGTCCATGGCTCAAAGCATTCACCATGAAGAATATTCTTGTCAAGGAATATGTTGAGTATTCTTGGCGCCGTTAGCCGGCGGGGAAGTAGTGGCCGTTGTCCAGATCGGCGAGTAGGCCGGGCTGGGCGGGTTCCCAGCCGAGGGTCCGGCGGGTGATGAGGTTGGACGCCGGGTAGCTCTGCGTGACGAGGTTCGCGAGGAACCCGAAGTACCCCGGCACCATCAGTTCGTCCATGGGAATGCTCACGGCGGGCAGCCCCAGGCGGCTGCCTATGGCCTCGGCGATCTCGCGCAGCGGGATAGCCCCGTCCCCGACCGCGTGCCAGTATCTGCCGGCCGGCCCCTTCTCCAGCGCCACGCGGAACAGGGAGGCGACATCGCGGATGTGCACGGCGTTCCACGGGTTCGCGCCGTCGCCGGGGTAGCCGGCGAACCCCTTCTCCTTCGCGAGCGCGATCAGGATGGGGAGGAAGCCGGCCTGATCGGTCGTGCCGTGCGCGATATTGGCAATCCGTACGACCGACGACCGCACTCCCTGCTCGGCGAGGCCGATGACGGCGGATTCCACGGCATTGCGAACCCTGAGAGTGCCCTGGTGCTCATCGCCGACGAGCTGGGCCGGATCCTCCTCGGTGACCGGCCGGCCCAGTTGCCCGGGTGAGCCGATGCTCCCCGCCGCGACCAGCGGCTTTCCGGATCCCGCCAGCGCCTCGCCGTACGCGTGCATGATCGGCAGCTCCGCGGCGGCCACGGCGTCCATCCCGCCGGTCACCAGCAAGTCCTGCCGGTGCGCGACGTGGATGACGCCGTCGGAATCCGCGGCCGCCTCCTTGAGCCCGTCGAGATCCTGAAGGTCGCCGCGTCGCACCTTCGCGCCGAGCGCGGACAGCGCCGCCGCGGCGGTGTCCGACCGGGCCAGCCCGGTCACCTCGTGCCCGGCGGAGATGAGCTCGGAGATGATGTACGAACCGGAATGGCCGGTTCCGCCAGTGACGAAGACGTGCACGCTGCTGCTCCTTGTGAATTTATGCGGCGAAGAATTGCGGTACGAGTCTGCTCAGTCGGTGAATTCGTTGACGCCGAGGGCGAAGTCCCAATGGCCGACGCCATTACCGGCGAGGCTCACCGTGACCAGGCCCATTCCTTCCAGCCAGTGCGCCATTTTCAGGCCGCCGGCATCCAGCGGGCGCAACCCGAGGCTCTCGATGAATGTCGCCAGATCCGCTTTGGCTTGCGCATTGTCGCCGGCCATGAAAACGGTAGGCCGGCCCTTCTCCAGGACATTGCGGAAGATGGTGTTGAACGCCTTCACCACGCTGGCGCCGGCCGGGGCCACCTTGGCGACCTCCTGCGCGACCGAGGTCTCGTCGCCGTGCGCCAGACCGTCGAACGTGGCGTTGAAGGGGTTGCTGATGTCGACGATGACCTTGCCCGCGAGGGCGTCTCCGTACTCGGCGACGACCGGTACGACACCCGCGAACAGGAGGGCGGTGATGACGATGTCCCCGGCCGGGACGGCGCCCCACTTGCCTGTCGTCGTGCCGCCGCCCAGAGCCTTGGCCAGGTCGTCGGCCTTGGACTGATCGCGTCCCATGACCTCGACGGTGTTGCCGCCTTTGACTGCGAGCGTGCCGATGGCGTGGGCCATGTTGCCCGTCCCGATGAGGGTGATGTTGCTCATGAGCTGTGCTTCCTTTGCTGTTGTTGAGGTTCAGATGGCGGTGGTGCCGCCGTCGGCGACCAGCTCCAGGCCGTTGACGTAACTGGAGTCGTCGGAGGCGAGGAACAGGGCGATGGTGGCGATTTCTTCGGGGCGGCCCATCTCGCCGCGCGGGATGAGCGACTCGAAGGCGGCTTTGGTCGCCTCGTCGAACAGCTCTGCCTGCTTGGCGGTGGCGACCTGGCCGGGGGTCAGCACGTTGACCCGGATCTTGCGGTCGCGCAGTTCGTTGAGCCAGACCCGGGCCCAGGCCTGCTGGACGGCCTTGCTGCCCGCGTAGAGGCTCCAGCCGGGGTAGGCGCCGAGGGATGCGTTGGATCCGGTCATCAGGATCGAGCCGTTGTCGTTGATCAGCGGCAGTGCCTTCTGCACGGTGAACAGGGTGCCGCGCGCGTTGAGCGAGAAGGTGCGTTCGAACTGTTCCGGGGTGATCTCGCCGAGGGCCGCGGGTTCGCCCATTCCGGCGCTGGCCCACAGCACGTCGATCGAGCCCTTCTCCCGCTTCACGGTGTCGTACAAGCGGTCCAGGTCGTCCAGCTCGGCCGCGTCACCCTGGACGGCGGTGACGTTGCGGCCGATCAATTCGACGGCCTCATCCAGGGCGTCCTGTCGCCGGGCCTGGATGAAGACGTGCGCTCCTTCCTCGACGAACAATTTGGCACCGGCCAATGCCATACCGGTGGATCCGCCGGTGATCACCGCTACCTTGCCTTCGAGCTTTCCCACGATCTATTTGCCTGCTTTCTGGAATTCACTGTGGTGCTGTTGCTTGCATATCAAGGCTGTCATTGGCCTGAGCGGCTGTCCAAGACCTCTTTTCGACGCGGTGATAGCTTGGAGGCATCACCGAATCGGGAGGTGCCATGGATCTGGACCTGCGCAAAGTGCGCTACTTCCTCGCCGTCGCCGACCAGTTGCACTTCGGCCGCGCCGCGGAGGAGCTGCATATCGCGCAGCCGGCCCTGAGCCGCCAGATCCGCGCGCTGGAACAGGATCTCGGCGCCTCGCTGTTCATCAGGGATCGCCACGGAGTGGCGCTGACCGACGCCGGCCGGCAACTCCTGGCCGACTCCGGTCCGCTGCTCGCCTCCGCGGACGCGGTCCGCCGCCGGGTGACCGTGGCCGCCCACGGCAGCCGGCGACTGGCGATCGGTTTCCGGACCGGTATCCCGGTCATCCCAGCGGCTCAGGTGTTCGAGGCCCAGCATCCGGACGTGGCCGTGGACGTGCAGCGGATCGAATGGGACGACCAGGCCGCGATGCTGCTCGACGGCCGCCTCGACGTCGGCTACGTGCGGCTGCCGATCGACGAGACCGGCCTGCGCGTGATCCCGCTGTACGCGGAGCCGCTCATGGTGGTGCTGCCCGCGGGCCACCGGCTGGCCGGCAAGGAGGAGGTCACCGAGGCCGATCTGGCCGGTGAACCGCTGGTCTGGCATGCCGACCCGAGCACGCACCCCACCAGGCGCCCGCATCCCGACTCCGGGCTCCGGGTGCGCGGCGTGGAGGAGAAGCTCGAGCACGTCGCGGCCGGCCGGGGCATCTCATTCGTGGCGCGTTCGGAGACGCTGTTCTACTCACGCCCGGACATCAGCTACGTGCCCGTGCCGGAGCTCGCGCCCGACCAGGTGTGCTTCGCCATGCCGGCATCCCGCACCTCGCCGCTGGCCGAGGACTTCTTCACCGCGGCGCAAGCGACGGCCGAGATCACGGCCGAATGCGGAAACTACGAGGCTTATTCAGGCGGTCAAGCCTGAGGCTGTGGACAGCCTCAGTTGGGGGACATGTCCGACCAGGCGACGTCGACCGCCGGGAGGGACGGGAGGGCCTTGATGGCGGAGAGCTCCGTGTCGAGGAGGCCGACCAGCTGGGCCAGCCGGGTGGTGGTGTCCAGGGCTTCCAGGAGCTTCTGACGATCCGGGGTGACCAGGGTCATCGCGGCGGAGATCAGGTACGAGAGCGTGCCCGGGTCGTCGGGGAGTGAGCCGATGCGCAGGCCGGGTTGCGAGATCTCGGTGACAGCTGCGGCGTACCGGCGGAAGCGCTCGACCGCGACGGTCGCAGTGCCGAGGGGGTCGTCGCCCGGCTCCTCGTCGAGCCATTCGACGTCCGCGACCAGGTAGTCGCCGCCGCTGTCGAGTTCGGCGACCTTGAAGCGGCGGTTGCCGGTCAGGGTGATCTCGACCGGGCCGTCGTCGTCGATGTCGAGGGAGATCTCCGAGATCGTCGCCGCGCAGCCGGTGCCGTACAGCGACCGGAACACCCGGTCACCGAGCTCGTACCCGTCCCGGACCGCCACCGCGCCGCAGACCATCTCGCCGCCGTTCTCGACCAGGTCGCGGATCACCGACCGCCCCTGAACGTCCGTGACGGGGATCGGGAGCACCAGCCCAGGAAAGATCACTGTCTCGACAGTGAGAAGCGGCAGGCGGGAGTCCATACCAAGGAGCCTAATGGCAACGACCGGGGACCGTGGTCCGCGCAGCAGACGGCGCGCGGGAGCCGGGGGAGCGGACCACTAGACTGGCGCACATGATTCGCCGCGTCGACCTGCGGGGCCGAGTGGCAGCCGGAGAGGTTCTCGACCTCCAAGCCCTGGTCCCCCGAGCCGTATTCGACGTCGAGGCCGCCCTCGACGTCGTTCGACCGATCTGCCTGGACGTCCGTCATCGCGGCCTCGAGGCGATCAGGGAGTACGGCGAGAAGTTCGACCATGTGGCGGTGAAGGACCTGCGGGTCCCGGCCGAGGCGCTCAAGACCGCCCTGGAGGAGCTCGACCCGGACGTCCGCAAGGCGCTGGAGGAGTCGATCCGGCGGGTGCGCGAGGTCAGCCTGGACGAGCGGGGGAGTGACGTCGAGTCGCAGCCCGCGCCGGGTGGCCGGGTGACCCAGCGGCTGGTGCCGGTGCAGCGGGTCGGGCTCTACGTGCCCGGCGGCCGGGCGCCGCTCGCGTCGAGCGTCGTCATGAATGTCGTACCGGCTCAGGTCGCCGGCGTGACGTCACTGGCTTTGGCGTCGCCGCCGCAGAAGGAGTTTGGTGGCCTCCCGCACCCGACCGTGCTCGCTGTCTGCGCGATGCTCGGGATCGACGAGGTGTACGCGATGGGCGGCGCGCAGGCGATCGCCGGGTTCGCGTACGGCTTCGAGGGGTGCCGCAAGGTCAACCTGATCACGGGACCGGGCAACATCTACGTGGTCGCGGCCAAGCGGTTCCTGCAGAGCGAGGTCGGGATCGATTCCGAGGCAGGTCCGACCGAGATCGCCGTACTGGCCGACGACTCCGCCAACGCGGCGCACGTCGCCGCCGACCTGATCAGCCAGGCCGAGCACGACCCGATGGCGGCCAGCGTGCTCGTCACGCCGAGCGAGGCGTTGGCGAAGGCTGTCGAGGCTGAGCTTGCGGTCCAGGTGCCGAAGACCAAGCACTCGGAGCGGGTTACCGAGGCGCTCAACGGGCAGCAGTCGGCCGTAGTACTGGTCGATGATCTGGAGCAGGGCACGGCCGTCGTCGATGCGTATGCGGCCGAGCACCTCGAGATCCAGACGGTCGACGCCGAGGAGCGTTCGCTGCTGATCAGCAACGCCGGCGCGATCTTCGTCGGCGGCTGGTCGCCGGTCTCGCTGGGCGACTACTGCGCCGGCTCGAACCACGTGCTGCCGACGGCGGGCTGCGCGTGCCACTCGTCCGGCCTGTCCGTGCGCAGCTTCCTGAAGGCGATGCACGTCGTGAACTACACCCGGGAGGCCCTGCAAGAGGTCGCCGGGCACGTGGTCGCGCTTGCCAACGCCGAGGATCTTCCGGCCCACGGCGCCGCCGTGTCGGTCCGTTTCCCGAGTGAGGACTGATGGGTCGTTTCGATGGGCTGCCGATCCGCGACGAGCTGAAGAGCTTCGAGCCGTACGGCGCACCACAGCTGGACGTCCCCGTCCTGCTCAACGTCAACGAGAACCCGTACCCGCCGAGCGAGGCCGTCGTCGCGGACATCACCGCGTCGGTGGCCGAGGCGGCCCGCGGGCTGAACCGCTACCCGGATCGCGAGTTCATGGCTCTGCGCGCCGACTTCGCGGCGTACCTGGGTCGTGAGTCGGGCGCTCAGCTCGCGGCCGAGCAGGTGTGGGCGGCCAACGGCTCCAATGAGGTCATGCTGCATCTCCTGCAGGCCTTCGGCGGACCAGGCCGTACTGCGCTGTCGTTCGCCCCGACGTACTCGATGTACCCGGAGTACGCCCGCGACACCAACACCGCCTGGGTCACCGGGCGCCGCTCCGAGGACTTCACCCTCGACCAGAGCAAGGCGCTCGCGGCGATCTCGCGGCACCGGCCGTCGGTCGTCTTGCTTGCCTCACCCAACAACCCGACCGGTACTGCGCTGCCGATCCAGCTGATCGAGGCGGTCGCCGCCCGGACCGCCGCGATCGGGGCGGTCCTGGTGGTCGACGAGGCGTACGCGGAGTTCCGGCGTACCGGTACGCCGAGCGCGGTCACGTTGTTGCCGTCGTACCCCAACCTGGCGGTGGCCCGGACGACGTCCAAGGCCTTCGCGTTGGCGGGGGCACGGGTCGGTTACCTTGCCGCGAGCAAGCAACTGATCGATGCCCTGCGCATCGTCCGGCTGCCGTACCACCTGTCGGCGGTGACCCAGGCGGTCGCGCGGGCGGCGTTGCGGCACTCCGACGAGCTGCTCGGCCGGGTCGAGCAGCTTCGGACCGAGCGCGATGAGACAGTGGACTGGCTGCGGGCGCAGGGGCTGCGCGCGGTCGATTCGGATGCGAACTTCGTCCTCTTCGGTACCTTCGCCGACCGGCACGCGGTGTGGCAGTCGCTACTGGACGACGGCGTACTGATCCGCGAGACCGGACCGAACGGCTGGCTGCGGGTGTCGATCGGTACCGGCGCCGAGATGGCCGCCTTCCGCGCCTCGCTGGAGAAGGTGCTCAAGACTGATCTAGGAAGGTCTCTATGACACGCACGGCCCGGATCGACCGGGAGACCAGCGAGTCCAAGGTGCTCGTCGAGCTCGACCTCGACGGGACCGGACGCGCGGACATCTCCACCGGCGTCGGCTTCTACGACCACATGCTCAACGCGCTGGCCAAGCACGCGCTGCTCGACCTGCACGTGAACACGGTCGGCGACCTGGAGATCGACGCGCACCACACCGTCGAGGACACCGCGATCGGCATCGGCCAAGCTTTGAAAGAGGCGCTGGGCGACAAGCGCGGGATCCGCCGCTTCGGTGACGCGACTGTGCCGCTGGACGAGGCGCTCGTGCACTGCACGGTCGACCTGTCCGGCCGGCCGTACTGCGTGCACACGGGTGAGCCTGACGGGCAGGTGTACGCGATCATCGGCGGCGACTACGCCGGCTCGCTGACCCAGCACGTGTTCGAGACGCTCGCCTTCAACGCGGCGATCTGCATCCACATCCGGGTGCTGTCCGGCCGCGACCCGCACCACATCGTCGAGGCGCAGTTCAAGGCGTTCGCCCGGGCGCTGCGGGCCGCCGCCGAGCTCGACCCGCGGCAGCCGGGCATTCCGTCGACCAAGGGCGCTCTGTGAAATCCGTCGTCCTGCTGGACTACGGCTCGGGCAACATCCGCTCGGGGGAGCGGGCCCTGCAGCGGGTCGGCGCCGACGTCACGGTGACGTCCGACTTCGACGAGGCGCTGAACGCCGACGGACTCCTGGTCCCCGGCGTCGGCGCCTTCGAGGCCTGTATGAACGGGCTGAAGGCCGTCCGCGGTGACGAAATCGTCGACCGCCGGCTGACCGGTGGCCGGCCGGTGCTGGGTATCTGCGTCGGCATGCAGATTTTGTTTGCCAAAGGCATCGAACACGGCGTCGAGACCGAGGGCTGCGAGCAATGGCCCGGCGTGGTCGAGCGGCTGCAACCGGTCCGCGGCGAGCCGGTCCCGCACATGGGCTGGAACACCGTCTCGGTCGACGGCGCGACCAAGCTGTTCGAGGGGATCGAGAAAGAACGCTTCTACTTCGTCCACTCGTACGGCGTGCGCGACTGGCATCTCGTCGACACGTGGGCCGCGGTCAAGCCGACGGTGACCTGGACGGAGTACGGCGGCGATCGCTTCGTCGCCGCGGTCGAGAACGGCCCGCTGGCCGCGACCCAGTTCCACCCCGAGAAGTCGGGCGACGCGGGCGCCGAACTGCTGGCCAACTGGCTCCGGTCCTTCTAGTGCCGTACTACGTCCACGGTGAGGACCAGCCCGAGGTACTGGACGGGTTGATCGCGAACGGCGAGGCGCACTGGTCCTACATGGATCGGTTCAGTGATCGGTTGATCCTGCGCGGGCCGACGCTGTCCGGTGACGGCGAGGAGCACACCGGGAGCGTGCATGTCGTCGACGTGGACGATCGTGCTGCGGCCGAGCGGTTCGCGTACGAGGAGCCGTACTGGGTGGCCGGGTACTACCAGCCGCTCACGGTCGTACGGGCCGTGGTGCTGCTGGATCGGACCGAGGACAAGCCGCGTTCCTTGGTGACCGCGGAGTGGGAGCCGGTCGAGCTGATCGCCCTGGCGCCGTCGTTCCTCGAGGACGACCGGCTGAGCTTCGTGGCGCTGCTCGTCGAGGACGACGGTTCGCGCTCCATCGGCATCGTCGCGGCCGCCACCTCCGTACCCTCCGAGGCAGCTGACGTGATCCGCCCGGCAGCCGACCAGCTGACCGGTGGAGCGCCGATGTCGGTCACTGCCCGTCGCTGGCAGCGGGGCGGTCGCTCACAGAGCGATTCCTGACACGCAGTCTCTTGCCGTTCGGCTGTCGTTCACCGTAAGTTCACTGGCGACCACTGCTTGTGCTGACAAGGAGACCGCCTGTGACCGTCGAGAATCCCCTGTCCAGACGTCAGTTCGTCGCTCGTGCCGCCGCGGCAGGTGTTGCCGTCAGTGTCGCCGGGTCGGTGGAAGCGCTTTATACGGCCGAGCCCGCGCTGGGTACGTCCGGGCCGAAGGTCGGCTACGGACCCCTGCT
This region includes:
- a CDS encoding LON peptidase substrate-binding domain-containing protein → MDSRLPLLTVETVIFPGLVLPIPVTDVQGRSVIRDLVENGGEMVCGAVAVRDGYELGDRVFRSLYGTGCAATISEISLDIDDDGPVEITLTGNRRFKVAELDSGGDYLVADVEWLDEEPGDDPLGTATVAVERFRRYAAAVTEISQPGLRIGSLPDDPGTLSYLISAAMTLVTPDRQKLLEALDTTTRLAQLVGLLDTELSAIKALPSLPAVDVAWSDMSPN
- a CDS encoding LysR family transcriptional regulator; this encodes MDLDLRKVRYFLAVADQLHFGRAAEELHIAQPALSRQIRALEQDLGASLFIRDRHGVALTDAGRQLLADSGPLLASADAVRRRVTVAAHGSRRLAIGFRTGIPVIPAAQVFEAQHPDVAVDVQRIEWDDQAAMLLDGRLDVGYVRLPIDETGLRVIPLYAEPLMVVLPAGHRLAGKEEVTEADLAGEPLVWHADPSTHPTRRPHPDSGLRVRGVEEKLEHVAAGRGISFVARSETLFYSRPDISYVPVPELAPDQVCFAMPASRTSPLAEDFFTAAQATAEITAECGNYEAYSGGQA
- the hisD gene encoding histidinol dehydrogenase: MIRRVDLRGRVAAGEVLDLQALVPRAVFDVEAALDVVRPICLDVRHRGLEAIREYGEKFDHVAVKDLRVPAEALKTALEELDPDVRKALEESIRRVREVSLDERGSDVESQPAPGGRVTQRLVPVQRVGLYVPGGRAPLASSVVMNVVPAQVAGVTSLALASPPQKEFGGLPHPTVLAVCAMLGIDEVYAMGGAQAIAGFAYGFEGCRKVNLITGPGNIYVVAAKRFLQSEVGIDSEAGPTEIAVLADDSANAAHVAADLISQAEHDPMAASVLVTPSEALAKAVEAELAVQVPKTKHSERVTEALNGQQSAVVLVDDLEQGTAVVDAYAAEHLEIQTVDAEERSLLISNAGAIFVGGWSPVSLGDYCAGSNHVLPTAGCACHSSGLSVRSFLKAMHVVNYTREALQEVAGHVVALANAEDLPAHGAAVSVRFPSED
- a CDS encoding YciI family protein, with the protein product MPYYVHGEDQPEVLDGLIANGEAHWSYMDRFSDRLILRGPTLSGDGEEHTGSVHVVDVDDRAAAERFAYEEPYWVAGYYQPLTVVRAVVLLDRTEDKPRSLVTAEWEPVELIALAPSFLEDDRLSFVALLVEDDGSRSIGIVAAATSVPSEAADVIRPAADQLTGGAPMSVTARRWQRGGRSQSDS
- the hisB gene encoding imidazoleglycerol-phosphate dehydratase HisB, whose translation is MTRTARIDRETSESKVLVELDLDGTGRADISTGVGFYDHMLNALAKHALLDLHVNTVGDLEIDAHHTVEDTAIGIGQALKEALGDKRGIRRFGDATVPLDEALVHCTVDLSGRPYCVHTGEPDGQVYAIIGGDYAGSLTQHVFETLAFNAAICIHIRVLSGRDPHHIVEAQFKAFARALRAAAELDPRQPGIPSTKGAL
- a CDS encoding SDR family NAD(P)-dependent oxidoreductase, translated to MGKLEGKVAVITGGSTGMALAGAKLFVEEGAHVFIQARRQDALDEAVELIGRNVTAVQGDAAELDDLDRLYDTVKREKGSIDVLWASAGMGEPAALGEITPEQFERTFSLNARGTLFTVQKALPLINDNGSILMTGSNASLGAYPGWSLYAGSKAVQQAWARVWLNELRDRKIRVNVLTPGQVATAKQAELFDEATKAAFESLIPRGEMGRPEEIATIALFLASDDSSYVNGLELVADGGTTAI
- a CDS encoding histidinol-phosphate transaminase, which codes for MGRFDGLPIRDELKSFEPYGAPQLDVPVLLNVNENPYPPSEAVVADITASVAEAARGLNRYPDREFMALRADFAAYLGRESGAQLAAEQVWAANGSNEVMLHLLQAFGGPGRTALSFAPTYSMYPEYARDTNTAWVTGRRSEDFTLDQSKALAAISRHRPSVVLLASPNNPTGTALPIQLIEAVAARTAAIGAVLVVDEAYAEFRRTGTPSAVTLLPSYPNLAVARTTSKAFALAGARVGYLAASKQLIDALRIVRLPYHLSAVTQAVARAALRHSDELLGRVEQLRTERDETVDWLRAQGLRAVDSDANFVLFGTFADRHAVWQSLLDDGVLIRETGPNGWLRVSIGTGAEMAAFRASLEKVLKTDLGRSL
- the hisH gene encoding imidazole glycerol phosphate synthase subunit HisH, with protein sequence MKSVVLLDYGSGNIRSGERALQRVGADVTVTSDFDEALNADGLLVPGVGAFEACMNGLKAVRGDEIVDRRLTGGRPVLGICVGMQILFAKGIEHGVETEGCEQWPGVVERLQPVRGEPVPHMGWNTVSVDGATKLFEGIEKERFYFVHSYGVRDWHLVDTWAAVKPTVTWTEYGGDRFVAAVENGPLAATQFHPEKSGDAGAELLANWLRSF